Genomic window (Lutra lutra chromosome 2, mLutLut1.2, whole genome shotgun sequence):
ATGCACcactataaatagaaaaatgattataatacattaaaagacTTTATgggtaaataaaaaataccacATAACATTTAGTCAAGGGAGGGGACATCCAAACATTCAGTAGATTTGTCACACATCAAGTTAACTCTATGAAATTGTGTACTTCCTAGGACAGACAACTATTTTCATAACACTTTCTTAGGAAAGAGATAGTGGTACATTAAGTGTAGATAATAATGAAAAATCCCAATttcaaatgtatcatttttttgtctgtttgttttattaacatataatgtattatttgccccagggctacaggtctgtgaatcatcgggcTTACAcatcaaatttatcattttaaacattttaatatcttGGAACTAAggaaatgtgtttaaattttataagaaGAACGCATATATAAGCACATTTTCAGCGTAATATATAGAtattaaaggttaaaaaattatatttaggcaCACAGCAGGATGAACATTGGAGATGATGCCAAAAGATTCTATATGGGAAAAATACCCAAAGCCACTATTCAATCATAATGAATCCTATTTCCCAGgagattttcattctttattttgatgCTTGAGTTATCTTGATCAGTCTGATCATTATTAAGGGGCTCCTGCGTAGCACAGTCGgctgagcgtccgactcttgatttgggctccagtcatgatctcagggtcatgggatggagctctgcgttgggccagagtctgcttctccctctccttctgctccttgccctgtgcacacatgcacacctcccgcctctctcaaataaataaaatattttttaaaaaaaggttttcacCATATTACAAATTAGTGAGTTAATGCCTAATTTATCAATTGAAAATAATTCCCACAATTATACCTCTTAAATTTACCTTATTATCTAGAGTCCCTGGAAGTCTTATTTTCCCTTTGGACATGAATTCAGGAACAATTCAATATATCTATGATCTGAGAATGATAAGAAAAGATTCATTTTAAGAAGGTGAAAACggagaaataataatataaattttctcATAGTTCAGACAGCAAGTCAAACCCTTTGTCCAtttcctaattaaaaacaaaaacaaaattaaaaaacaagcaaaaaaatatCCCACCTCCACATAGAAATATGCAGGACAATTAGCAAACAAATGCTTCTCATTACAATATAGTGTTCTGtcctttttacatttattttaggaGTATTAACAGAGCACAGTTTCCCAAAGAAAAAGTCTAGGCAAACTCCAAAACAGGGAAAGGTGAGGACAAACTGAGCACTGACGATAACACCATGGGCAGCACTTACGAACATGGGACCGGTCCTTGAGCATAGCTGCAACAGCGTCCTCATGGGTATCGAAGTGCACATCCGCTTCTCCAGTGGCCTTCCCATTAGAACTGTATTCCATGGTGATTCTAACAGGCTTCAGCGGAGCAAAGAACTAAACAACAGAAGCCAGAAGGAACATAATGGTACTAGGTCCAATTTCTAGCAGTCTAAGACTCTGCATTTTTGTTTCAGACTATGACTGATACACCCAAGACACTGTTCTTAGAAAATCTCTTTAAGCAACAAAGTAGTTACACATCTACCATGTCTTCTGGCTTTTCTGATCCTCTGAGAACTCAAGGTCACATTTCAACTATCTGTTCACAGAAAAAAACTGTACAATACACAACACACCAAGAGTGCTCAAACTTTTCTATGCCAGCAAGGACCACTTTTGTTACTCCTCCCACATACATCCTTCCCTGTTTCTGAAGAGCGCCCATCTTTCATTTCTTAGTCATTTTTATATCAGATATGCACCTGCTCACCAGTTTTTTTACCAGCACTATAAGAACAGAGGTACCACACTGAGTGGTTACCATTTCAAACCAAAGCAATAGAATGTAATGCTTTAATGAGATTGTGCGACCTCTGTCTGGTTTAAGATATGATTCCTATCAGGCTTTTTGAAATAAtgaagacaggggcgcctggatggctcagtgggttaaagcctctgccttcggcttgggttgtgatcccagggtcctggtattgagccccattatcgagctctctgctcagcaggaagcctgcttccccatctctctctgcctgctgctctgcctacttgtgatctctgtctctctgtcaaataaataaataaaatcttaaaaaaaaaaaaaaagaaaaagacaactctGAGGACCCACTACTAACTGAAGATTCTagctttggttcttttttttttttttttttaagattttatttatttatttgacagacagagatcacaagtaggcagagaggcaggcagagagagagagaggaggaagcaggctccctgcagagcagagagcccgatgcggggctcgatcccaggatcctgggatcatgacctgagccgaaggcagaggctttaacccactgagccacccaggcgcccctctagcttTGGTTCTACCTTAATTAAGTATACGTTCTCAAATTCATGAAGTCAATATGGCTattgttgttttccttccttttcatttttttttttttttgagattttattatttgacagagaaacacagcaagagagggaacacaagcagggggagtgggagagggagaagcaggcttcccgctaagcagggagcccaatgaggggctcaatcccaggaccctgggacaaccagagccaaaggcagacgcttaacaactaagccaccccggtgcccctcttTTCATacattgttataaaataaaaatattttttaaatttctttctcaaaattagGGAATCCTGAAAAAGGCTACAAGCTTCTAAGCACTCAGGAGCACTGGGATTCTTGCTTAGTATATACCTCCCCCGTGACAAATtccctctgggtctcagtttcctaaaCTCAAAAATGACTAAGTTGaaccaatttaaagaaaaaccaaacttcCTTCCTTTGCATACTAAAGCTACATATTATTTTATCCTCTTATCATTATACATTTGAccttaaaatgtaataaaacccATACTTCTCAGTTGAAGAAAGTAAGACAAGCTTCCACAACAAAGGGGACGCCTGCCTCTTTAGTGTACAAAAATGGTTCAGAATTaggatattttcttctgtatctttCCCAAGTTAATATAAgtttaattttaggatttttgttccaAACCTATTAAGATTGGATATCTTACTGCCACACACGTTTATAATGTCTTGGGCATTAGCTTGGAAAGGCAGTCCTCGCATGTGGACAAAATGCAGTGAAGATGCAGTCCCAAAGTCAGCAGCCTCTGGAAGCTTTTCCGACATCTCCTTAGGCAACTCTGAGAAGTGGAACAAAAAGCACCGTCAGTAACAAGAAGAACTTCAAGAGTTATTAACAGATTATAGTTAGTTATGCCCTTTATGTCAAAATCCTCAATTCTTCCTGAACCAGTAAGGAAGAagggctttatttttaaaagcaaaaatgttctgaaatttctGCCACCTAACAAATATCACCTGAACAACCATGAGGATTTAGTGCAAAGATTTAGTGCCTCAAACCACTACGAGATTACATAAGAACagatatttctataaaaacagaaagaaggaaacatgatTATGAGTGAAAAAAAGGGGCAATAAACGTTCTGAGTTataggcactttaaaaaaaagaataaacatggtAACGGGAGAATTCCATGGCATGggtttaaagctttatttatttgagagcaaccGTGCACCcatgagagtgggggtgggggcagagggaaagagaaccctgaagcagactccctgctgagctcagagcccaacgcagggctcaaccccaggacccccattcatgacctgagcagaaatcaagagtccactgctcaaccaactgagccattcaagCAACCCACCATGACATGAGTTGAAAAAAGATTCATCAAACTTCAAAGATCCCACATTTGGCTTTGGGGTTAGGAATCAGAGGAATAATTAAATACAGAGGCAAACAAAAGTTTTACTTTAGTCAACATTCAAGCTCTCTAACTATTCTTTTCTCACCTTAGtttaaatgttgacattttacattgttttattatatttatgccATGCAGCTTTGCATATGGAATCCACAAAAACAGTTATATAAAAACCTTTATGAAATAATTAAGCCCTTCTGCATATATTCTAAGTACATACTACACTCAAAGACAGATAAATCTTCCAACTCAATTCCCTGGTCCCATAATCTAATAATTCCATACAAAGTGGtcgtaaaaaatattttaaatatcaaaacataCAAGACAGATTCAGTAAGTCTCACCAAGATGCAGGTCCTTACCTATTTCCTTCTCACTTTCAAAAGCTGTCATGGGTCGAATATCCTCACTTACTTCATGTTCTTCAAAGACCATTTCTGGCTCAGTTATATACTTAGCAGTAGGAGAAGAtgccattttctttcccttatgaGAACCGACATGTGTTCGGACTTCATTCCTTCTGCTTGGAAATATCTCTATATACCTGTATCAAAGCAAAAGTGAACAGACACAAAGAATGCAAAGTAACTTTACACTgaagtcatttaaaatagaacATGCACATATAATATTTCTGACAGCTTATGAAACAAAGTGTCCAAAGATAACAGATGAGAGAAAAAGACTAGATACAGATATTAGTCCCTGGAGAGTATTCTCAACAGAACGGGCCACGGATTTAATCTCCCCCACACTCCTGCCCAAGGCAACAGCTTTCTTCATACACATTTAATTAAGagtattttctgttctgttttacttCGTGAGAACAACTATGCCAAGACAAATTGTGTGTATGAAAATATCTGGTAAGAAGGGCTTTGTTTTTTACTGTCGGTTAACTATTTCTTAAAGCCTTACAAGACAATTCTGTGAAAATCAATGATATCTGGGTAAGATATTAAACATCAAAGGACATGAGGAGCTAAAATCCCCCAGAACTTCAACAAGACACCAATGACAATTCGATTAACTAAATGTCAATTCTGACTTGTTATCTGCTTGGCAGTGGGATTGCCTATTAAATCCAAGCTTCTCAAACCAGTTTTTTTCTCAATACCGCTTTTCCAAATTAGGTTATTAAGCACAAATTACAAAAACCATTTGTATTTACAGATCTATAAAGATCAGATAGGCACTACTTcttaatttattgaagagatttatACACTGACATAATCTTCCCACATAAAAACATAACCGTAATCTATTTGTTCTAAGACATGTTATAAGAAAATGTGAAGAGTActaaaagaaaatgggagaggagggtggtctgcatacacatttttattttaaaaaaatttaataaagaccCGAGTCAACTCTATACATAGATCCTGAAATACATGGCTTTAtaatagcttttcatttttttaaaacttcagcgGAGCCAAATAAAACAGccagaaagcaggaaaacaaCAATCTAAAATCTGACACTTTTGAGTACTCCAAATTTGACACAATGAACCGCTCCAACACTAAAGCACCCAGTGTGATGTACAGCAATACCTACAGTGTATTATCTGTATCAAAATGTTAACCCAAATCAATTCAAGACTTCAGCTTTAACTTCCCATTTTCAGGAAGTAATAGAAGATACAAAGGAACAAAGTCACACCATAAAGCAACAAGATCAACATAAAACATGAGACATTGTACAGGATGACTCAGTTTCTTCAGAAGTTAACtgcattttaaaagggaaagggaaCAAAAATATACAGGTGAAGGAGACTTGCTCTAGTTTAGGAGAACTATAGATGTAACAATCAAATGCCATGCGTGGTCCATATCTAGATtctggaagcaaaagaaaaaaaaaaacaaacaaacacaaacatctctgaggggcacctgggtggctcagtgagctgagcgtctgcctcaggctcaggtcatggtcccaggaccctgggattgagcccctattCGGGATCCTCGcttgtggggaccctgcttctccctctcctcccagctcagtgctctctagcttgttctctctctccaaaaacaaaacaaaaacgatcCACAACTCTGAAAAGACAATTTTGGTATGGAAAATCGGGGAAGTGTGACTATGGACTGGCATTAGACAATAAATGACCGCTAATGTTGTTAGTATGGTACTTGAGCGTTATTAGAACCTGTTTCACTCACCGGTTACCAATTTCTTCCCTATGTTTCAATAGGGCTTGGTTGGCCATTTCTGGTTCTTCAAACTGCACATAGGCTTCCcctgtttttctcctccctctgtagTCCATGACAAAAGTGATGTCTACTATATTCAGTCCTAGGAcaccaaaaaaattattacaaatttagTGCTACTAACAAGAGCCTTTTTTATCCTTGATTAATACATTCATTCACatactagaaattttttttttattagtataaCCTAAGGCCTGTTTTGCTAGTCTCTAAGTTGGATACATGcctaagggaaagaaaattattatgcACCAAAGCTAATAACACCTACATATCTGTATTTCCAGAATATTTAGGATTCATGCAATTCATCTAAAATACACAATctctgggaggttttttttttggccattaaTTATGGAGTAGGGGAAACGGGAATTTAGACTAACAACACTACTAATGTTACATTTTTCACAGCTAAGAACTAGACAATAACgcttttaaatgataaaaactgtTACTTTCTTAGACAAATATGGCCACTCTTACAAGAGGTTATCTTCCTCAACAGTAAAATAAACCTGCATGAAGTAATTCTGAAATGTGACATTCCCCAAAGGTCAGCGTAATAGGTCAAAACACTTATGTAATCTATAAACATTGGTAACCTAAGTGAAGAGTTCTCCCCTAGAGAACCTAATACAATTGCATGCAGTTAACTAGGAAAAGGTTCATttaagatataaagaaaacagtaaggggaaaaaaaaattgaggcccCAAACATGATATAACTGAAAAGCACCTGCAAAGAAGTCTACGATGTCTTTCTCATTGCAACTATACGGAAGTCCTCTCAAACGAACCACACCATCGTTTACCACAGGTGAGGACTTCACCTGCAGGCTCTTCATTAAGGCATCCACATCTTCATTGTTTATCTCATACACTGcaaagaaaaagcacagaagcACGCACATTTCCATAGCAAAGGAAggagacattaaaaaagaaaaatcatacttAGTGAGTTATCCAAGAATGGAGAAGCcagtatttttaatctttatgtacttctttggagaaaataacaaatgacatttactgaatatttactgtgtgccagctgTGACTTATTTAAACATCCCAACCTGGGAGGTAAACTTGGTCaacatcctcattttatagataagaaaatgagattatctctgtgtttcattttcatacCCTGTAAAAGGGTGTATTCATAACGCCTATCTCCTTCATTACTGCTAAGGATCAAATGAAACTGCCTTCGAAAGTACaggctggggacgcctgggtggctcagtgggttaagccgctgccttcggctcaggtcatgatcccagggtcctaggatcgagtcccgcatcgggctccttgctcagtggggagcctgcttctctctctgcctctgcctgcctctctgcctgctgtgttctctctctctctctctctgacaaataaataaataaataaaatcttaaaaaaaaaaaaaagaaagaaagaaagaaagtacaggCTAAGGTTCTGATCATAAAAGCCAGAGCGTGACTTCACGTACCTTCCACATATCGTTGTCCCATGTACATGCGATGCTTTTCTAAGGCTTTTTGCACATCCTGCTCTGACTCCATTTCAATTAAGGCATCACCCCTTCGTTTCCCATCTCTGTTTAAGAGGAAGTGTATCCCATTCTCACCATTGCGGATTCTGCAGTCTGAAAGTACGGCAGTGAAATCAAAACCAGACACCAAACTTTTAGCTCAATTATACAAGTCACGAGAATGCAATCCTCCGAttccaacaacaaaacaaagcatgaaTCAAAATGTCTATCCTATTCCGTATAGAAACCCCCATCACTGAAGGCATCCAAACGCTAATGAGATGGTAGTCTATACactgttccattttcttttctttttcttttttttttttttttaagatttttatttatttatttgacagagattgagggagagagcaagcacaagcagggggaacggcaggcaggggagaaacaggctccccactcagcaaggagcctgatgtggagctcgatcccaggaccctgagatcatgacctgagcccaaggcagctgctctGTGCTTTGTAGgaagggaagtctgcttgtccttctgcccctctcctggctcgTGCcagctcgctctcgctctctctcagataaatgaataaaatctttaaaaaaaaacaaataggggcacctgggcggctcattgggttaaagcttctgccttcagctcaggtcataatcccagggtcctgggattgagccccacatcgggctctctgctcggcagggagcctgcttcctcctctctctctgcctgcctctctgtctacttgtgatctctctctgtcaaataaataaataaaatctttaaaaaaaaaaaaacaaataaaaaataaaaacccttttttaaaaatttattgtatttacttatgtgagagagagaaactgcaagcggaggaaagcagagggagagaatcctcaggcaggctccccccactgagcatgaagccagacttggcgctcaatcccaggaccctgaaatcatgacctgagctgaaatcaagctgaACCGTTAGCTGACTGAGTGACTCAGGCATCCcctaaaagctttttaaaaggaaaattaaaaatcatagtGAGATACAGCACTTAAAAATTAATCACAGATATGTAAACATTCCAAAAGTGTTATTAAGGAAATTACATCACTTGACACTAAGCAATCTTGTATTCTAAATGTATGTGTTACATAAAGAGCTATGCTGAACTGGTTTTGCGGTTTGGTTAAGTACATACCAAAACTTCTGGAGAAAACTGGTTTCTACCATGTTGTGAGACTACCTCACACTCAAACAAAATTACGTATTTCAAACACACATAGAATATACCTGAGAAAAAGTTAACCACGTCTTCTATAGTGCACGACCAGGGCAATCCTTGAGCTCGAATGAGATAAACATCATCCACTTCTTCTCCTAACTTGGACGAAGCCAACTCATACTCAGGGAGAGGCGGGAGGTCTTCCAGGTACGTAGTTTTGGACTCCTTCCgagataaatgaagaaaagtaaaatacttCTTCGAACAACCTTACTGGGAACACGTTTATGTCTGCAAACCAATGCCCTGGATGTTATTCTTAGGGAACAGTTACTATTTCAGAGGCAAGAAATAAACTTCACAAATCTAATGCATCCTTTTTTGGCTTAAATTATACATTCTAAACCAACAAGCAAGTATATCCCAATGACTTCGCAGGACATAAATTTCATCCAGgactagttttttaaattattggtcCCGAATTACACC
Coding sequences:
- the GRSF1 gene encoding G-rich sequence factor 1 isoform X2, encoding MESKTTYLEDLPPLPEYELASSKLGEEVDDVYLIRAQGLPWSCTIEDVVNFFSDCRIRNGENGIHFLLNRDGKRRGDALIEMESEQDVQKALEKHRMYMGQRYVEVYEINNEDVDALMKSLQVKSSPVVNDGVVRLRGLPYSCNEKDIVDFFAGLNIVDITFVMDYRGRRKTGEAYVQFEEPEMANQALLKHREEIGNRYIEIFPSRRNEVRTHVGSHKGKKMASSPTAKYITEPEMVFEEHEVSEDIRPMTAFESEKEIELPKEMSEKLPEAADFGTASSLHFVHMRGLPFQANAQDIINFFAPLKPVRITMEYSSNGKATGEADVHFDTHEDAVAAMLKDRSHVHHRYIELFLNSCPKGK
- the GRSF1 gene encoding G-rich sequence factor 1 isoform X1, with the translated sequence MAGTRWVLGALLRGCGCNCSSCRRTGAACLPFYSAAGSFPSGVSGRRRLLLLLGAAAAAASHTRGLQTGPPSAGRLAGPPPAAASAAAAAAASYPALRAPLLSQSLAAAAGPARSYSQESKTTYLEDLPPLPEYELASSKLGEEVDDVYLIRAQGLPWSCTIEDVVNFFSDCRIRNGENGIHFLLNRDGKRRGDALIEMESEQDVQKALEKHRMYMGQRYVEVYEINNEDVDALMKSLQVKSSPVVNDGVVRLRGLPYSCNEKDIVDFFAGLNIVDITFVMDYRGRRKTGEAYVQFEEPEMANQALLKHREEIGNRYIEIFPSRRNEVRTHVGSHKGKKMASSPTAKYITEPEMVFEEHEVSEDIRPMTAFESEKEIELPKEMSEKLPEAADFGTASSLHFVHMRGLPFQANAQDIINFFAPLKPVRITMEYSSNGKATGEADVHFDTHEDAVAAMLKDRSHVHHRYIELFLNSCPKGK